One Ciconia boyciana chromosome 9, ASM3463844v1, whole genome shotgun sequence genomic window carries:
- the LOC140656365 gene encoding ovomucoid-like yields the protein MSAMKLTGAFVLLTLAVLCLANAAKENEVDCSEYKRSERGRPIYCEKLYEPFCGSDGKTYNNKCSFCKAVLRSRGALHMKQAGAC from the exons ATGTCTGCCATGAAGCTAACAGGCGCCTTTGTGCTCCTCACCCTGGCAGTTCTTTGCTTAGCAA ATGCTGCCAAAGAGAATGAG GTAGACTGCAGTGAATACAAGAGGTCAGAGAGAGGAAGACCTATTTACTGTGAAAAACTCTATGAACCTTTTTGTGGCTCTGACGGGAAAACATATAACAACAAATGttctttctgcaaagcagtCCT gagAAGTAGAGGTGCCTTACATATGAAGCAAGCAGGGGCATGCTGA